Sequence from the Streptomyces peucetius genome:
CTCGCCGAGGCGTCCGGGCCCGCCCGCGCCGCCGCCGCCGTGCCACAGGCCCGCTCCAGCGACGCCGCCGAGATACGCGCGGCCGTCGCCGAGGCGCTCGCCGAGGAGCGGGAGCGGGAGCTGGCCGAGGCGCGGGCCTTCTGGGCCGCGCAGGAGGCCCGCGACGCCGCGGACGCCTCCGCGCGCTACTCCGGCGAGGGCTCCGCGTCCGCGCTCGGCGGCCTGTCCGGCATCGGCGACGACATCCCGCCGTTCTACGTCCCGCGCCAGGCCGACTTCGTGGGCCTGGAGTCGATGGACCTGGACGCGGTCGAGGGGCTCGACGGGCTGGACGACATGGCGGATCTGCCCGAGGTGACCGAGTTCGCCGAGGACTCCCCCGAACTGGCCGCGGCCCGCCGCCGCCACCCCTCGCACCCCGACTTCGTTCCGGTCCAGACCCCGGTCGTCACCGACCACGAGCGGACCGTGTCCAAGCTCGAGGAGCTGGCCGAGACGGGCACGGAGCTGGCGGACGTCCGCCCCGGCCCGCTGGGCACGCTGGACGTGTACGTCTTCACCGACGGGACGACCCTGTGCATGACGCCGGGCCACCGCGAGACCGCCGAGCGCCTCGCCGACTCGTTGCGCGCCGGTGATGCGCCGGTGCTGCTGGGCGGCTCGGGAGTGTCCGGCGCGTACGCGCTGACCTTCTCGTGCGGCGAGGAGAGCGTGTACATCCTCGCGGACCGCGTGATCGCGTCCCACTGACCCCGACCTCCGGCCGTCCCGGCCGGGACGCGGCGGGAGCCCCGCAGCGGCACCGCAGCGGTCCTACAGCCCCGACCGCTGCTCCGCGGACCTCACCAGTGCGACGGCCTCGTCAACGGCGCGTGACGCCGCCGGCACCGAGCGAAGCGCCTCGGCCAAATCGTTCGCAGCCACCAGCACCTGGTCGGCGACCGTGAACACCCCGGCGTCCGGCATGGTCCTCGGCTCCCGCTCCGGCTCCTCGATCCGCTGCGCCCTGGCGGACAATTCCCTGGCCAGGGCCAGTGCCTCCGCCGCCGCGCCCCTCTGCAGCCGGCTCTGCGGCGCGGCCCGCAGACGGTCCGCGAAGCGCTCCGCCGCAGCGGTCAGTTCCGTCGTATCAAGCACTCCGCGACCCTACGCGCCCGCGCGGGACTGTTGCCAATACGCACGGGCTCAGGCACGGTGGCGTGAAGAGCACACGCGCAATGCGTCCGGAGGCGCCGATGTCCCAAGTCTTCTCCGAAGAGACCCACCGAAATCTGCTCTCCCGAATCCCCGAGTGCACCGGTCGTGCCGTGTCCGACTGGATCCGCACCGTCGAGGAAGGACCGTCTCTCTTCAATTTCGAGGAGAAGGTCAGCTGGCTCCGGGGCGAACACAACCTCGCTTACGGCCACGCCAAAGCGATCATCCACGAGTACGACCTGAGGCGCGCCGCGCGCAAGCTGCTCTAGGCGCTTCAGGTGCCGCACGCGACCGAAGGGCCCGCAGGCAGTGCCTGCGGGCCCTTCGTACGGCTGCCGCCCGGCCGGAGGCCGGGCGGCGGAGCCGGCTAGTCCTCGCCGCTGAAGATGGCCACCAGACGCAGCATCTCCAGGTAGATCCAGACCAGCGTCACCGTCAGGCCGAAGGCCGCGAGCCAGGACTCCTGGCGCGGCGCACCGTAGGTGATGCCGTCCTCGATCTCCTTGAAGTTCAGGGTCAGGAAGAAGCAGCCGATCAGGATCGCCAGGATGCCGACGATCGCGCCGATCGGGCCGAAGCTGCGCAGACCGCCGTCCTCGGCGACGCCGAAGACCACCAGCAGCAGGTTCACGGCCAGCACGGCGATGAAGGCGAGCGCGATGGTCATGCCGATGCGGGCGTACCGCGCGGTGACCCGGATCCAGCGCTGCTTGTACACGAACAGCATCGCGCCGGTGACGGCCATGGTGCCGACCACCGCCTGGAACGGCGCACCGTCCCAGCGGGTGTTGAACATCTCGCTGATCACGCCGAGGAAGATGCCCTCGAAGGCCGCGTAGCTCAGGATCAGCGCGGGCG
This genomic interval carries:
- a CDS encoding Bax inhibitor-1/YccA family protein, whose protein sequence is MRSSNPVFSRRGFSRDNGYAGFNAQQPQAGGPAVGTNPYAQGAGNPYATNPYAPAGTQHGAPAPVRTDVMTMDDVVTRTGMTLGTVVLGAVLAWALLPVSPTSYGIAIGSALVAFVLAIVQSFKRTPSPALILSYAAFEGIFLGVISEMFNTRWDGAPFQAVVGTMAVTGAMLFVYKQRWIRVTARYARIGMTIALAFIAVLAVNLLLVVFGVAEDGGLRSFGPIGAIVGILAILIGCFFLTLNFKEIEDGITYGAPRQESWLAAFGLTVTLVWIYLEMLRLVAIFSGED
- a CDS encoding DUF4287 domain-containing protein, producing MSQVFSEETHRNLLSRIPECTGRAVSDWIRTVEEGPSLFNFEEKVSWLRGEHNLAYGHAKAIIHEYDLRRAARKLL